The following proteins come from a genomic window of Bubalus kerabau isolate K-KA32 ecotype Philippines breed swamp buffalo chromosome 20, PCC_UOA_SB_1v2, whole genome shotgun sequence:
- the LOC129635247 gene encoding IQ domain-containing protein F1, whose amino-acid sequence METDQPKTVDENTENKPQENKGLVENSLPSEPSPTFKKAEAQQENKAATKGADNADKRSGVVTKPQKKPPVSDPEAVKIQAWWRGTLVRRMLLHTALRVWIIQAWWRVKLARLQDNRRRAALENFTRKEWAAVRLQSWVRMWRIRLRYCRLLDAARIIQAYWRCHSCTSRGFIKGYYRVTANQLHLELEILLGSGPCIVTECIPLPIKQ is encoded by the exons ATG GAGACAGACCAGCCTAAGACAGTTgatgaaaacactgaaaataagCCTCAGGAGAATAAGGGGCTGGTGGAGAATAGTTTACCCTCAGAACCATCGCCGACGTTCAAGAAGGCAGAG gctCAACAAGAGAATAAAGCAGCAACAAAGGGAGCGGATAATGCTGATAAGAGATCAGGAGTG gTCACAAAACCCCAAAAGAAGCCTCCCGTCAGTGATCCAGAAGCAGTAAAGATCCAGGCCTGGTGGCGGGGCACCCTGGTGCGCAGGATGCTGCTGCACACGGCGCTCAGAGTGTGGATCATTCAGGCCTGGTGGAGGGTCAAGCTGGCGCGGCTGCAAGATAACAGGCGGCGGGCAGCTCTGGAGAACTTCACACGGAAGGAGTGGGCAGCAGTCAGGCTGCAGTCCTGGGTCCGCATGTGGCGCATCCGCCTGCGCTACTGCCGTCTGCTGGATGCTGCCCGCATCATCCAGGCCTACTGGAGGTGCCACTCCTGCACTTCCCGGGGTTTCATCAAGGGCTACTACAGAGTCACAGCCAACCAGCTACATCTCGAACTCGAGATCTTGCTGGGCTCAGGGCCTTGCATTGTGACGGAGTGTATTCCCCTTCCAATAAAGCAGTGA
- the LOC129635056 gene encoding IQ domain-containing protein F5: MAATHRVESLAKVCAKEEGKECESRPHRVERLKVRIVFGQCKGQGPKVRIVRKEENKAVVSIQAWWRGTLVRRTLLHAALRAWIIQCWWKQKLVLLMENRRRVALDAFARQEWAVVKLQSWVRMWCIRLRYLRLLHAVHIIQVYWRWHSCHTRGFIQGHYDLKENQLNLQLEISLGSQACRVQQCIPLPIKE; encoded by the exons ATGGCCGCCACACACAGA GTTGAGAGTCTAGCCAAGGTGTGCGCTAAGGAGGAGGGCAAAGAGTGTGAATCCAGGCCTCACAGGGTTGAGAGACTCAAAGTGAGGATTGTGTTTGGGCAATGCAAAGGCCAAG GCCCCAAAGTAAGAATcgtgagaaaagaagaaaacaaggcgGTTGTTTCCATTCAGGCCTGGTGGCGGGGCACTCTGGTGCGCAGGACGCTGCTGCATGCGGCTCTCAGAGCATGGATCATTCAATGCTGGTGGAAACAGAAACTGGTGCTGCTGATGGAGAACAGGCGACGGGTGGCCCTAGACGCCTTCGCAAGGCAAgaatgggcagtggtcaagctaCAATCCTGGGTCCGCATGTGGTGCATCCGCCTTCGTTACTTACGTTTGCTCCATGCCGTCCACATCATCCAGGTCTATTGGCGCTGGCATAGTTGTCATACCCGTGGTTTCATTCAGGGCCATTATGACCTCAAAGAAAACCAACTGAATCTTCAACTTGAAATCTCTTTGGGTTCACAAGCTTGTAGAGTACAACAATGCATACCACTCCCAATAAAGGAATGA